Proteins found in one Anaerobacillus alkaliphilus genomic segment:
- a CDS encoding VanZ family protein, protein MEFYARKAGHVLSIRLICLLFFLNYTKLKSSNRYFCSWLLKTIVGFGDELNQYFIAGQG, encoded by the coding sequence ATGGAGTTTTACGCAAGGAAAGCGGGACATGTTTTGTCTATTCGATTGATATGTTTGCTTTTCTTTTTGAACTATACGAAACTCAAATCATCCAACCGATACTTTTGTTCGTGGCTACTGAAAACTATTGTTGGCTTTGGTGATGAATTGAACCAGTATTTCATTGCGGGTCAAGGTTAA
- a CDS encoding YgjV family protein: protein MDANWLEWLGYLASLIVLISLLMSSIIKLRWINLIGSSLFSLYGFLIGALPVGFMNLGIAIINIYYLVKIYRGSAKKEYFKILSIEKDSEYLKHFLNYYKEGLKKFADPSKLEANTYEVSFYVLRNMVPAGVFLGSKHDENTLEVVLDFVIPEYRDFKIGSFIYEDSKGLFLDKGYKRLISYSSTVEHIDYLRKMGFEEKVENGSKYFEKRLLLSQ, encoded by the coding sequence ATGGATGCTAATTGGTTAGAATGGTTAGGGTATTTAGCTTCCCTTATTGTGCTTATTTCTTTATTAATGAGTTCAATTATTAAGCTTAGATGGATTAATTTAATAGGATCAAGTTTATTTTCGCTATATGGATTTTTAATAGGTGCTTTACCGGTAGGGTTTATGAACTTAGGTATCGCCATTATTAATATATATTATCTTGTGAAAATATATCGTGGGAGTGCTAAGAAAGAATACTTTAAAATACTCTCAATTGAAAAGGATTCCGAGTACCTTAAACATTTTTTAAATTACTATAAAGAAGGATTAAAAAAGTTTGCAGACCCTTCTAAGTTAGAAGCAAACACATACGAAGTTAGCTTTTATGTTTTACGAAACATGGTGCCCGCAGGTGTGTTTTTAGGTTCTAAACACGATGAAAACACTCTAGAGGTAGTACTTGACTTTGTTATTCCAGAATATCGAGATTTTAAAATTGGCAGCTTTATCTACGAAGACAGCAAAGGTCTCTTTTTAGACAAAGGATATAAAAGGTTAATTAGCTACTCATCAACCGTTGAGCATATAGATTATTTAAGAAAAATGGGCTTTGAGGAAAAAGTAGAAAACGGCAGCAAATACTTTGAAAAACGGTTGTTGTTGTCACAGTGA
- a CDS encoding cytidine deaminase, which produces MEKEMLINEAKKAREMAYVPYSKFKVGAALLTKSGEIIHGCNIENAAYSMCNCGERTALFKAYSEGKTEFTALAVIADTERPVPPCGACRQVIAELCNPDMKIYLSNLKGDTKEVTVSELLPGAFMPEDLR; this is translated from the coding sequence ATGGAAAAAGAAATGCTTATTAACGAAGCGAAAAAAGCAAGAGAGATGGCATATGTTCCTTACTCAAAATTTAAAGTTGGTGCAGCTCTCTTAACTAAATCTGGAGAGATAATCCATGGTTGTAATATTGAAAATGCAGCATATAGCATGTGCAACTGCGGTGAAAGAACAGCATTGTTTAAGGCTTATTCCGAAGGGAAAACAGAATTTACTGCTTTAGCAGTGATTGCTGACACTGAACGTCCAGTTCCACCATGTGGAGCTTGCCGTCAAGTGATCGCAGAATTATGTAATCCAGATATGAAAATTTATCTTTCTAACCTAAAAGGCGATACAAAAGAAGTAACGGTATCTGAGCTACTTCCAGGTGCTTTTATGCCAGAAGATTTAAGATAA
- the deoC gene encoding deoxyribose-phosphate aldolase, which yields MNIAKMIDHTALKADTTKEQIETLCSEAKQFQFASVCVNPTWVETAAKLLKDSGVDVCTVIGFPLGANTPETKAFETTDAIRKGATEVDMVINVAALKAGDDELVEHDILSVVEAAKGKALTKVIIETCLLTDEEKERACRLAVKAGADFVKTSTGFSTGGATVADIELMRKTVGPEIGVKASGGVRSLADAKAMIDAGATRIGASSGVSIVNGETSTSDY from the coding sequence ATGAATATTGCAAAGATGATTGATCATACAGCTTTAAAAGCCGATACAACGAAGGAACAAATTGAAACGTTATGTTCAGAAGCCAAACAATTTCAGTTTGCATCTGTTTGTGTAAATCCAACATGGGTGGAGACGGCAGCAAAATTGCTTAAGGATAGTGGTGTAGATGTTTGTACCGTTATTGGTTTTCCATTAGGTGCCAATACCCCTGAAACAAAAGCGTTTGAGACAACTGATGCAATTCGTAAAGGGGCAACAGAGGTCGATATGGTTATTAATGTGGCTGCTTTAAAAGCTGGGGATGATGAATTAGTCGAGCACGATATCCTTTCGGTTGTAGAAGCTGCAAAGGGAAAAGCACTAACAAAGGTAATCATCGAAACGTGTCTTTTAACTGACGAAGAAAAAGAACGTGCTTGTCGTTTGGCTGTAAAAGCAGGAGCGGATTTCGTGAAAACGTCGACTGGTTTTTCAACTGGGGGAGCAACTGTTGCTGATATTGAATTAATGAGAAAAACTGTCGGACCTGAAATCGGAGTAAAAGCATCTGGTGGAGTGAGAAGCTTGGCGGACGCAAAAGCAATGATCGATGCAGGGGCTACTAGGATTGGTGCTAGTTCTGGAGTTTCAATTGTCAACGGCGAGACATCGACATCGGATTATTAA
- a CDS encoding pyrimidine-nucleoside phosphorylase: MRMVDIIEKKRDGHELTKAEINFFIEGYTKEEIPEYQVSALAMAIYFQGMTEAERVFLTEAIVQSGDQIDLTAIHGMKVDKHSTGGVGDTTTLVLAPLVAAVGVPVAKMSGRGLGHTGGTIDKLEAVPGFHVEITNDEFVKLVNENKLAVIGQSMDLTPADKKLYGLRDVTATVNSIPLIASSIMSKKIASGADAIVLDVKTGNGAFMKSLDESIELAKAMVSIGNGVGRKTMAVISDMSQPLGLAVGNALEVKEAIDTLQGKGPQDLQQLCLTLGSHMVVLAKKADTVHEARKMLLDVIENGQALETFKLFLASQGGDASVVDDPTKLPTATYKIEVKAKNSGYVKEIIADQIGVAAMLLGAGRATKDSVIDLAVGLMLNKKVGDFVHAGESLVTIHSNSEDVEDVAKRILGAYSIVDEEVKAPVLIYQEILS, encoded by the coding sequence ATGAGAATGGTAGATATTATTGAAAAGAAACGCGACGGACATGAATTAACAAAAGCTGAAATTAACTTTTTTATCGAGGGGTATACGAAAGAAGAAATTCCAGAATACCAAGTATCGGCTTTAGCAATGGCCATTTATTTTCAAGGAATGACGGAAGCTGAACGTGTCTTTTTAACAGAAGCAATCGTTCAATCGGGAGATCAAATTGATTTAACAGCGATCCATGGTATGAAAGTCGATAAACATAGTACAGGTGGGGTTGGTGACACAACGACACTTGTACTTGCTCCACTCGTTGCAGCAGTTGGTGTTCCTGTGGCTAAAATGTCTGGTAGAGGATTAGGTCACACAGGTGGTACGATTGACAAGCTTGAAGCGGTTCCTGGCTTCCATGTTGAAATCACAAATGATGAGTTTGTTAAGCTTGTCAATGAAAACAAACTTGCAGTTATCGGTCAGAGTATGGATTTAACACCAGCAGACAAAAAATTATATGGTTTACGTGATGTGACTGCTACAGTGAATTCAATTCCGCTTATTGCAAGTTCGATTATGAGTAAAAAAATTGCATCAGGGGCTGATGCAATTGTCCTAGATGTGAAAACAGGCAATGGTGCGTTTATGAAAAGCCTCGATGAATCGATTGAATTAGCTAAAGCAATGGTCAGTATTGGTAACGGCGTTGGTCGTAAGACGATGGCAGTAATTTCTGATATGAGTCAACCTCTCGGATTAGCTGTTGGTAATGCATTAGAGGTTAAAGAAGCGATTGATACATTACAAGGCAAGGGACCTCAAGATTTACAGCAATTGTGTTTAACGTTAGGTAGTCATATGGTGGTTTTGGCGAAAAAGGCCGATACAGTTCATGAGGCTAGGAAAATGTTATTAGATGTTATCGAAAATGGTCAAGCGTTAGAAACCTTTAAGTTGTTTTTAGCTTCGCAAGGTGGAGATGCATCGGTTGTAGACGATCCAACAAAACTTCCAACAGCAACTTATAAGATCGAAGTAAAAGCGAAAAATTCAGGTTATGTGAAAGAAATCATTGCCGATCAAATTGGTGTAGCAGCGATGCTTCTTGGAGCAGGACGTGCAACAAAAGACTCTGTAATTGATTTAGCGGTAGGTCTAATGTTAAACAAAAAAGTCGGTGACTTTGTACATGCAGGCGAGTCGCTTGTAACCATACACAGTAATTCAGAAGATGTTGAAGATGTAGCGAAACGAATTTTAGGAGCGTATTCAATCGTTGATGAAGAAGTAAAAGCTCCAGTATTGATTTATCAAGAAATTTTGTCATAA
- a CDS encoding NupC/NupG family nucleoside CNT transporter, which produces MNFLWGIFGITTVFLIAFLFSSNRKAIKPRTIFGGLAIQILFGFIVLKWEFGKEKLKQLALGVNEIVNYANEGINFLFGGVFVADNVGFIFAFQVLPVVIFFSALISVLYYLGVMQIVIKFLGGGLSKLLGTSKAESLSAAANIFVGQTEAPLVVRPYLAKMTNSELFAVMTGGLASVAGSVLIGYSLLGVPLEYLLAASFMAAPAGLIIAKIMIPETERSQTSDDLQLEKDTESTNVIDAAARGASTGLQLALNIGAMLLAFIALIALINGLLGAAGSLFGFEGLTMEMILGVLFAPIAFAIGVPWAEAVQAGGFIGQKLILNEFVAYASFAPQIAELSPKAVVVISFALCGFANVSSMGILLGGLGNLAPNRRHDIARLGVKAVLAGMLASLLSASIAGMLF; this is translated from the coding sequence ATGAACTTTTTATGGGGTATTTTTGGTATTACAACAGTATTCTTAATTGCATTCTTATTTTCAAGTAATCGTAAAGCAATTAAACCGAGAACAATTTTCGGTGGATTAGCTATTCAGATTTTATTTGGGTTCATCGTTTTAAAGTGGGAATTTGGAAAAGAAAAACTAAAGCAACTTGCATTAGGAGTTAATGAAATCGTTAACTACGCAAATGAAGGAATTAACTTTTTATTTGGTGGAGTATTTGTAGCAGATAATGTAGGATTTATCTTTGCCTTTCAAGTATTACCGGTCGTTATCTTTTTCTCGGCGCTAATTTCAGTTCTTTATTATTTAGGTGTTATGCAGATTGTTATTAAGTTTTTAGGTGGAGGACTTTCGAAGCTATTAGGAACAAGTAAAGCGGAGTCACTTTCAGCTGCGGCAAACATTTTTGTTGGACAAACAGAGGCACCATTAGTAGTAAGACCTTATTTAGCAAAAATGACAAATTCAGAGCTTTTTGCAGTTATGACTGGTGGATTGGCATCGGTTGCAGGTTCAGTGTTAATTGGATATTCTTTATTGGGTGTTCCTTTAGAGTATTTATTAGCTGCGAGTTTCATGGCAGCGCCAGCAGGGTTAATCATCGCAAAGATCATGATACCAGAAACAGAACGTTCACAGACGTCAGACGACTTACAACTAGAAAAAGATACTGAATCAACAAATGTTATCGATGCAGCGGCACGAGGAGCGAGCACTGGTCTTCAATTAGCTTTAAACATTGGTGCGATGTTACTTGCATTTATTGCCTTAATTGCATTGATAAATGGTTTATTAGGAGCAGCTGGCAGTTTGTTCGGATTTGAAGGGTTAACAATGGAGATGATCCTTGGAGTATTATTTGCGCCTATCGCTTTTGCGATCGGGGTACCATGGGCTGAAGCAGTTCAAGCTGGTGGTTTTATCGGACAGAAATTAATCTTAAATGAATTTGTAGCATACGCATCATTTGCCCCACAAATTGCCGAGCTTTCACCGAAAGCAGTAGTGGTCATTAGTTTTGCTCTTTGTGGTTTTGCGAACGTTTCATCAATGGGTATTTTACTTGGAGGGCTTGGTAACCTTGCTCCAAATCGACGACATGACATTGCTAGACTAGGTGTGAAAGCAGTATTAGCAGGTATGTTAGCATCTCTGCTAAGTGCATCGATTGCAGGAATGTTATTTTAA